The Breoghania sp. L-A4 sequence CCTCTGGAGGAAACACTGGACAGTTGCGAGCGCATCCTGTCGGGCGATCTCGCGGACCGCGATGAGGGTGATTTCTACATGATCGGATCGATCGCGGATCTCGACGCGCCGGCGGAGGCGACCGATGCGGCTTGAGATCATCACGCCCATGGCAATCTGCGTGGATCGCACCGTGCGGCGCATCGTGGCCGAGGCGCCCGAGGGGCATTTCGGGATGTTGCCGGGCCATGTCGATTTCGTCAGTGAACTGGTGCCCGGCATCCTGCTTTACGAGGCCGAGGACGGCACCGAGCGCTTCGTCGCGGTCAATGCCGGCACGCTGGTGAAATGCGGCGACGAGGTGCGCGTGGCGGTGCGCGGCGCGATCGAGGGCGACGACCTGTCCGAGCTGCGCGCAAGGGTCGAGGCGGATTTCCGCCGGCGCGACGAGGACGAGCGCGCGGGCCGCGCAGCGCTGGCGCGGCTCGAGGCCAGCATGATCCGCCGCTTCCGCGACCTGGGGAAGCCAGGCCCATGACCGATGAGCACAATGCAGAAACGGAGACGGAAACCATCGCGCGCAAGGCAAAGCGAATGGAAGAGGCCCGCAAGCGCCGCCGCGAAAGCGCGTGGTACGGCCTGGGCATGTTCGGGCTGGTGGGCTGGTCCGTCGCGGTTCCCATCGTCGCGGGCATCGCGCTGGGTGTCTGGATCGACGAGCGCTGGCCGGGAGAGGTGTCATGGACGCTGACGCTGCTGATCGCCGGCGCCGCGCTGGGCGCTCTCAACGCCTGGTACTGGATCCAGCGGGAGGGACGCAATGATTGACGGAGACCGGCAACGACTCGAGGAGCTGCAATGAGCGCTACCATCATCCTGCTGTCCGGCGGGGCGGGCGTCCTCATCGGAGGGCTTTACCTCGGCCTGCTGTGGCTGGGCGTGCGGCATCTGCCGCGGGAGCGGGGCGTCCCCGTTTTCCTCGGACTTGCACTTGCGCGGATGGCGGTGCTGGTGGGCGCGCTGGCGGCGGCGGCCACGCTCGGAACGCCGGCGGAAGGACTGGTCGCGGCGCTCGCAGGCTTCGTCGCCGTGCGGTTCGCCGCGACGCGCCTTTCGGGTCGCGGAACACCCGGAGACGCCGCATGGAAATAAGCCCCGACGCCTGGGTCCTCTATGAATGGCGGGATCTTCGGCTCAACGCCACCATCGTCTTCACCTGGGGCGTCATGGCGATCCTCGTCCTCGGCTCGTGGGCGGTCACCGCACGGCTGAGCGAGGGGGAAACCGTGTCCCGCTGGCAGGTGATGCTGGAGGTGATCGTCTCCACCATCCGCGACCAGATCGCTGAGGTCGGCGCCGACACACCCGGCCGCTACCTGCCCTTCATCGGCACGCTCTTCCTGTTCATCGCCACGGCCAATGTGCTGGCGGTGGTACCGGGATACGAGGCGCCCACCGGCTCGCTTTCCACCACCGCGGCGCTGGCGATCTGCGTTCTGGTGGCGGTGCCGCTGTTTTCGATCGGCGAGCGCGGGCTGCGTGGCTACCTGCGCACCTATCTGCAGCCGACGCCGTTCATGCTGCCATTCAACCTGGTGAGCGAAGTGTCCCGCACCGTTGCGCTGGCCGTGCGGCTGTATGGCAACATGATGAGTGGTACCGTCATCGTGGGTATCCTGATCAGCGTCGCTCCGTTCTTCTTTCCGGTCGTGATGCAGGTTCTGGGCCTGCTGACCGGTCTGATCCAGGCCTACATCTTCGCCATTCTCGCGATGGTCTATATCGGCTCTGCAAGCCGCGGCCGCCGCGGGTCCGACAATCCGGCCGCGGCACAAGAAACCGAAGCAAAAGGAGACTGAGCATGGATTCAGCAACATGGATTGCCGTGATCTCGATCTTTACCGCCGGGCTCACCATCGCCATCGGTTCAATCGGTCCGGCGCTGGCCGAAGGGCGCGCCGCGTCGCAGGCGCTTCAGGCAATCGCGCAGCAACCCGACGCCGCAAACACGATCACCCGGACGCTGTTCGTCAGCCTTGCGATGATCGAATCGACGGCGATCTACTGCTTCGTGGTGTCGATGATCCTGATCTTCGCCAATCCGTTCACAAACCTCGCCGCCCAAACCGCCACGCAGGCCGCCGGAGGCTGATCGCATGCAGATCGACTGGCTGACCGTGGCGGCGCAGATCGTCAACTTTCTCGTTCTCGTCTGGCTGCTGCAACGGTTCCTCTACCGCCCCATCACTCAGGCCATGGCGCGGCGGGAGGAGCGCATCGAAACACGGCTGTACGAGGCGAAGACCGCGCGCGAAGCGGTCGACGCAGAGGCAGCCGATCTGCGCGAACAGCAGCGGGCGCTGGAGGCCGACCGGGAGGCGATGCTGAACGAGGCCCGGCAGGAGGCCGACGCCCTGCGCGCCCGGCTCGAGGAGGACATCCGCAAGGAGATGGACGCCAAGCGCAGCACGTGGCAGGCGCATCTGGAGGAGGAGCGTGAGGCCTTTGCCGACAAGCTGCGGCAGCGCGCCGGCCATCA is a genomic window containing:
- a CDS encoding AtpZ/AtpI family protein, coding for MTDEHNAETETETIARKAKRMEEARKRRRESAWYGLGMFGLVGWSVAVPIVAGIALGVWIDERWPGEVSWTLTLLIAGAALGALNAWYWIQREGRND
- a CDS encoding F0F1 ATP synthase subunit epsilon, which produces MRLEIITPMAICVDRTVRRIVAEAPEGHFGMLPGHVDFVSELVPGILLYEAEDGTERFVAVNAGTLVKCGDEVRVAVRGAIEGDDLSELRARVEADFRRRDEDERAGRAALARLEASMIRRFRDLGKPGP
- a CDS encoding F0F1 ATP synthase subunit C, whose protein sequence is MDSATWIAVISIFTAGLTIAIGSIGPALAEGRAASQALQAIAQQPDAANTITRTLFVSLAMIESTAIYCFVVSMILIFANPFTNLAAQTATQAAGG
- a CDS encoding ATP synthase subunit I, with translation MSATIILLSGGAGVLIGGLYLGLLWLGVRHLPRERGVPVFLGLALARMAVLVGALAAAATLGTPAEGLVAALAGFVAVRFAATRLSGRGTPGDAAWK
- a CDS encoding F0F1 ATP synthase subunit A — its product is MEISPDAWVLYEWRDLRLNATIVFTWGVMAILVLGSWAVTARLSEGETVSRWQVMLEVIVSTIRDQIAEVGADTPGRYLPFIGTLFLFIATANVLAVVPGYEAPTGSLSTTAALAICVLVAVPLFSIGERGLRGYLRTYLQPTPFMLPFNLVSEVSRTVALAVRLYGNMMSGTVIVGILISVAPFFFPVVMQVLGLLTGLIQAYIFAILAMVYIGSASRGRRGSDNPAAAQETEAKGD